Genomic segment of Chelonia mydas isolate rCheMyd1 chromosome 11, rCheMyd1.pri.v2, whole genome shotgun sequence:
cccctccttcctccaggtctggggcagcagggcagagcGAGCTGAGCGCCACCCCAGGGCATCTGGGTGCGTTGCTTCTGGCCCCTGGAGAGGGACTGGTCCTGTTACGTGTCTCTCGTGGAGGGTGGAGAGTATTGGTGCTTAACTGCTAGTAATAGTGACCCCCAAGGGAgagcccccctgcctgcagcatAGTGCCCCCCAGTGTCCCttcctgccatgctggagccagcacTGactgggagagcgccccctagtgaGCCCCctagctgctccctgcagcatgggcCTCCTGGCACCACCACACCGTGATCACTGACTCGGAGAGTGCCCCCTCCTGAATCCCCGGGTGTCCCATCCAATCAcagtccccactgccccctgcttaGCATAGGGGGTCCCAGCATACAGGACTCCCATGGCCTGGCCCCCTCTCACCAGCCCAGGAGACCGCCCCCTGGTGGGGGTACCCAGCAGCCTGGCCCGGTTTGGGCTGGTTTTCCTTGCAgtggtggcagggggtggggagaagagctgCCGGTTGCCCCCTGAGGAATGTGGGGAATGCCTGGCCCCCCTTTGCCCTTTGCTCCCTTCACAGGGTCCAGTTAATAAGTGAACTCCGGGACTGAGCAGGGGCTGGGTCTGCAGGGCCCCACACAAGGAAATCGCCAGCCCCCGGCACTGCGCCCGGGGCTGGGCACAAGACAGGAGGCTGTTGCGAAGGAGGAGGGGGGACCGGTGAACCACCGGGGGCTGTATTAATCTCAGgggaataaatgggcccaaagaGACACTGGTGTTACCgtgacccagtcactgtccaatgTTAACCAGCGTTAGCCACATTGGGGTTTGGTAGCCAGGTCCTGAGCCGGGTTAGCACCCAGCAGACATAGCTGCCAATCTTGTGAGCCCTGCACTGAGGATATGGAAAAGGAGGAAAAGCCGTCAGAGCCTTTGGAATAGATGGGAGTGAAGGAGGCTCTCCTGGTAACAGCAGCCCTGTCCCCtttccctggagctggggagagaaaacccttgTCTGACAGTTTGTTAGATGGGTGGAAAGATGGTGAGATCtgtccgggggggcgggggagaagttagctgagatggggaggggggctgttggGCTGTTAAAATCTCATCCCCTTTCCTCAAGGACAAGCCAAGATGAACAGGCGCACGAGGGGAGACGCAGCATCATCTCAGGTGCGGACGTTCATTTGCAAAACCCCAGGCCTGGCGCTCGGCTCCTCGGCTGCCCTGCGACCTGGCAGATTCATGGCAGCATCGGGCTGCTTAGGGCCTGGCTTTCTGTTGCCCCCTTGGTCCCAGGCTCTGGCAGCTGCGAGAGATGCCGTGTTGGCCGGCTGAGCCGGGCTCCTGTTCGACGGAAGgcgaaaggagagagagagacgaaGGAGAACCataagggagggaagagaaagggcccctgggagtttgggggagtgtttgggattcagccaAGGCCAGTGGAAGTGGTGGTGTCATCGCGGCCCAGTCTGCTCCGACACCTCTCGGGATCCAGACAGCAGGACCCAGTGATGTCTCGGTGGCTCCCgggggggcagccaggctgggaCACTCCTTCGCCTTCTTCCAATCGGGGCGTTCGCGTCTGGCCAGCTTTTCTCCCAACGTCTCTTCTTGTGAGGACCCCAAAAGGCTGCACTGGGCGGCCTCACCCGGCCCCCCTGTtagctgggctgctgctgggtggcGCTGTGGGCGGGGAGGTGAAGGGCAGCACCAAGGCCTGGCGGTTGGGCTCTGCTCCGGCCTGGGGGCACTTGGCTCCAGGCGGCTGGGAGGGTCCTCAGCCAAGGGAGGCAGAGAGCCGTGAGGAGCAGCCGTCTGCAGCGGTGTCcgtcccccagcctggcacagggaTGGGTGATTCCTTCCGCTGGCTGCGCCCAGCAACTCCCCTGCGGACAGGCGCTGGGGGAGCGGGTGCGGATCGGACCAAGGGCTGGTGCTCATGTGCCCCGGGCGTGGCCCGAGCGCTGGTCCCATGGCACTGCCTAGAGGGCCTGACCCAGGTCACAGTACCGAGTCTGgccgtggggagggggcagtgagcgGTTACTCGCAAAGCCGGGTTAATGGCTAACTGGCCGGGGGCTCGGGCAAAGGTCACCTCCACTCAGCCTgaactcccagccctgctctggcccctgcGGGGGCAAGTGGCCCTGCCCTGCGCCCTCCCCCCGGCTGCCATGTCCTGTGCCAGACGGACGCAGGGAGCGTAGGGAAGGGGCAGCATGAATGGGGGCTGCTGCGGGAGCCCTGCCTCCCGGAGCCCCGTGCGCACCTCCTACTCCCTGCTGAAGACGCCCCCCTGGGGCCTGAGCTGCTGCTTTGCCCTGCAGGTGAGAGATGCTGCAGGCACTGCCAGGGGATGGGCTCTCTGCCTGCAGTGGGGCGAGGGACAAGCCCTGacaccccagggccctggatGTGGCCGTGCCTGgagggacagtccctgcaccTCCGAGAGCAAGGGAGCACGGGCACCATGGCATGACACCCAGACCCTGGAGTACCGAAGGGAACTCCCCAGGAGGGGCAAGGAGCTGGGCTTAGCTGGGGGCAACTCTGGAGCCGGTTCTCTGCCCacggaggggggtggggcaggcctTAGAGAATGGGTCTGGCCCGGTGCTTCCTGCGGCTCAGCAGGGCAGGTGCCAGCGTGGTCCTGGGGTCCCCgtcggtgcttggggaaggatgTGGTCAAGATACAGCAGCCCCCAGCTGCGGTGCCAAGAGTCCCAGGGACCGTCCAGCCCCATGGGGCACAGCCCTTCCCTGGCCGCCAGCTGCACCCTGAAGGAATGAGACGGGGCGGgctgctccccccagctcagccctggtACCAGCCTGGCGTGATCAGGCCCCCGGCTCTGTGGTACATGATCCCCCAGCGTTTCACTGAAGCCTCCTGCAGTCCGACCCCCTGCAGCCGGGCAGCTCGCCCTGTTCcatgaccccccgccccccgccccgtgccctggggctgggcccctCAGCCCCCTTTTGTGCgggaaccaaggcacagggaggggctggCCCTGTGTGAGGGGCTGTGGGTCGCCCAGGAAGTCGCCGACCGAGCAGGGCTGGGACCTGGCGCCCTGCCTTGCCGGCTGCTCTAGGTCCGAGCCTGGATCTTGGGCAGATTCTGTTCCAGCCTCCGGTTCTACGAAATCTGAATGTTGAGTCTCTCACAGCTGATGGGAGTGTTAAAGGGGCCAGGGGTGCTGGGCAGCACAGGCCTGATGGAGCcagttgggactgaggggcaccagcaaagctatggggggagggagcccagggctgggctactGGGGGCTGCAGCTTGGGattgagtggggcagagctgtggggcagagctggggggcggggggcagagctgtgggggacagagctgtggggtggggggcagagccacggggtgggggcagagctgtgggggacagagctgtggggcagagccgtggggtggggggcagagctgcggggggggcagagctgtggggcagaggcCAGCCAGCGCCTGCTGTGACTCTCCCGGCCTCGCTCTCTCCAGCACCTGGCCGTCCAGGCCTCTCTCCTCTGCATCTtccacctgctcctgctcccagcgcccccgATCCGGGACCAGAACCGGAGCTGGAGCGAGCTGCTGGCCCGGAGCCTCTTTGCCTGTGGGGTCTCCACGGCGCTGCAGACCAGCCTGGGCAGCAGGTGAGGGAAGGGCCCTGGGGACTCCCGCAGGTttggggtgggcaggaggggcCCCAGGCCCCCGGGGAGACGGGAACCAGCATCTGGGCCAAGTGGgtttctctccctgctccccctcccccgcctctggatcctgccccggggggggagccccagccctgtcagcagccccctccccgctccccagctgatCTGTCTTTGCTGTTGCCTGGCAGGTTGCCCTTGGTGCAAGCGCCGTCGTTCGAGTTCCTGATCCCCGCCATGGTGCTGAGCCGCCACGTGCCCCACACGGCCAGGAACGGTGAGAAGAGCCCCGGCATATCGTCCCGGCCCAACGGGGACCTGGGCATGCAGGAGCCGGGCCTGGCCCGCGGGGACGTGGGAGCCGGGCCTTTCCCTGGGGGGACGTGGGAGTGCGGGAGCCAGGCCTTGCCCAAGTGGGACGTGAGAGCCGGGCCTTGCCCTGGGGGGATGTGGGAGCCGGGCCTTGCCTAGGGGGGACGTGGGAGCCGGGCCTGGCCCAGGCGGGGACGTGGGAGCCGGGCCTTGCCCAGGGGGGATGTGggagctgggcctgccccaggcaGGGATGTGGGAGCCGGGCCTTGCCCAGGGGGGACGTGGGAGCCGGGCCTGCCCCAGGCAGGGACGTGGGAGCCGGGCCTTGCCCAGGGGGGACGTGGGAGCCAGGCCTGGCCCAGCGGGGACGTGGGAGCCGGGCCTTGCCCAGGGGGGATGTGGGAGCCGGGCCTGCCCCAGGCAGGGACGTGGGAGCCGGGCCTTGCCCAGGGGGGACGTGGGAGCTGGGCCTTGCCCAGGGGGGACGTGGGAGCCGGGCCTGCCCCAGGCAGGGACGTGGGAGCCGGGCCTTGCCCAGGGGGGACGTGGGAGCCAGGCCTGGCCCAGCGGGGACGTGGGAGCCGGGCCTTGCCCAGGGGGGATGTGGGAGCCGGGCCTGCCCCAGGCAGGGACGTGGGAGCCGGGCCTTGCCCAGGGGGGACGTGGGAGCTGGGCCTTGCCCAGGGGGGACGTGGGAGCCGGGCCTGCCCCAGGCAGGGACGTGGGAGCCGGGCCTTGCCCAGGGGGGACGTGGGAGCCGGGCCTGCCCCAGGCAGGGACGTGGGAGCCGGGCCTTGCCCAGGGGGGACGTGGGAGCCGGGCCTGCCCCAGGCAGGGACGTGGGAGCCGGGCCTTGCCCAGGGGGGACGTGGGAGCCAGGCCTGGCCCAGCGGGGACGTGGGAGCGCGGGAGCCAGGCCTTGCCCAGTGGCCAGCCCAGCGCTCTGTGCCTCCCCGCCGGAGGGGATCGAATGAACTTGGCTCTCGTAGAGGCCGGGCTGTAAGGCATACACATTTTGCCCTGTGTAACTTGCCAGGGCCCCTCAACCGCaagtcctgcctccagcccagggaGGCTGCCCTGATGGTCCGTCGCCCTCCCCGATAGGCTGCCTCTTACTCCCAGGCTGGTTTGTCTTGTTCCAGCTGCCGGCCTCAGGCTGCTGGGTCAAAGACCCTCTGGTCCTGAGAGACCAGggcctgctgtgttcagggaaggagaagcagggaCCAAGGGATAGGGAGGAGCTTGGGGGGCTGTTTTCCTAGTCCCGGCTCTTTCTTGTTCATTCCTCTGCTGGGGACCCATCCACTCGGTGTTACGACCCCCTGGGTGGCATCTCCTTGCACCCACTCCTCGGGATGGCAACTGAGAAGGGCATGtaccagctgcagggcagggcatgtaccagctgcagggcagggcaccTGGCTCGTGGCCCCACGTGGCCCTAGCTGGGATGCTGGAGCACTTACTGATGTGCTACCACTACCCCAGCCTGGCAGCGCAAGGAGTCTGGCATCTCTCTGCTTCTGCCCCAGCATGGGGCTTTCATGGGTGACATTTCAGGACCCAAAGCAGCTTCAAACCCAGCCTTAAGAAggtaagaatggccacactgggtcaggccaTTGGTCCGTCCAGTCCAGGGTCCTGTCTTCccgcagtggccagtgccaggtgcttcggagagagtgaacagaacggggcaattatcgagtgatccatcccctgtcgtccagtcccagctcctggcagtcagaggtttagggacatccagagcagggagttgcatccctggccaacctggctaatacccattgctggacctattctccaggaacttctctagttctgtttggaacccagttatagtcttggccttcacaacatcctctggcaaggagttccacaggttacttgtgcattgtgtgaagaagcacttcctctTTTTTGCATTAAACCTGACgcttgttaatttcattgggtgacccctggttcttgtgttatgtgaagggataaataacacttcccagttcactctctccacaccattcctgattgtatagatctctgtcatatccccccttagtgatCTCTTTTGCAAGATGAACAGTCCTAATCTTTGTAATCTCTCCTtgtgtggaagctgttccatacccgtgaccatgtcttggatggtttagacccaacaaatcctgcatcttgcagGGGTTAGACAAGATGACCTGTGCGGTCCCCTCTAACCCTGTGGATCTATGATtcaatcatctttgttgccctgcTCTTAACcgtttccagttccactatatcctttattgagatggggtgaccagaactgctcacagtattcaaggtgtgggcgtgccATGGGTTTATATAGCAGGATTAGGATATTTTcggtcttattttctatccctttcctaatgcttcctaacatactgttcgcttttttgaccactgctgtgcattgagctgaagttctcagagaactatccatagctaaggctacgttttagtcacgggtatttttagtaaaagtcacggacaggtcacgggcagtaaacaaaaattcatggcctgtgacctgtccatgacttttactgtatacccctgactaaaacttgggggggggggcttcccaGGGGCACCACAGGttctggagatgggggtgggcagCGGCACATGGCCTGGGACTCCTgctggtgccgggggggggggtggtgtttggcagggccggcaggctccctaccgcggccaatgggagctgtgggggcggtgcctgtaggtggactgcctggccatgcctccgcctaggagccaagggaGAGGGATGTCCCTGCTTCCAGGAAGCaccctgaggtaagcgccgcccagagctcGCCTtaccccatcccatgccccacctccctaccccctcccacatccaaactctgctgctgctgggacgTGGGGCgcagtggcccgagactgccccagcagttgCCAGTGCGACTGGTGCAGGGACTGCCTGACCTGCCCCCGGGCCAGGCGCATTGACCCCTGCAGAAGTCGCagaggtcacggaatctgtgacttccatgacctctgtgataAACTTGCAGCCTTATCCATGGTGAAGCCAAGATCTGTCTTGAGTGGTAAgaactaatttagaacccatcattatatacacctctaccccgatataactctgtcctcaggagccaaaaaatcttaccacattataggtgaaaccgtgttatactgaacttgctttgatctgccGGAGtgcgcagccctgcccccccggagcgctgctttaccgcgttatatccgaattcgtgttatatcgggtcgcgttatatcggggtagaggtgtattgtacttgggattatgctttccaatgtgcgttactttgaaCTTATTAATtgtgaatttcatcagccattttatTTCCCAGGCACTCAGttgtgtgagatccctttgtagatCTTCTAAGGCTGCTTTGGGCTTAGCTATCTTGaggaattttgtatcatctgcaaactttgccagcaGTGATCACCATTTACCCCgttttccagatcttttatgaatatgttgaataggactggtcccagtacagatccctgggggacaccgctatttacctctccactgtgaaaactgaccatttattcctaccctttgtttcttgtctttcaAATAGTTACTGATctgtgagaggaccttccctcttacttCGTTTTAGAGCCTTTGGTgcggaaccttgtcaaaggctttctgaaaatccaagcacGCTAcagccactggatcccccttgtccacctgcttgttgaccccctcaaacaaTTCTAACAGAGTGGTGAGGCCTGTCACATTAGCTATGCTCCAGTCATCTGGTCCAGAGGCTTGTTTCAGTGATCGGTTACACACCgcggttagtagttctgcaatctGATATTTGAGGTTCTTCAGGACTCTTGTGTGAATcccatctgggcctggtgacttattgctgtttatcaATTcattctaaaacctcctctattaaCACATCACTGTGGGACAGTGCTTCAGATTTGTTTCCCAGAAAGGACAGCTCTGATCTGGAGATCTCCCCCatgtcctctgcagtgaagactgacacaaagaattcatttagcttctctggtCTGTCTTGAGTGCTCGGTTAGCATCCTGATGGGCGAGTGGCCCCACGGCCTGTTTGGCCGGCTTCCTGCTCCTGTTATACTTAACCGGCCAGAGTTTGTGCCCCATCCTGTCGTCCTCACTAGGATCTGACATCCGCATTTTAAAGGGTGCCCTTTTGCCTCTCCCAGCATCCATTACTCTCTGTTTAGCCCCGGCGGCGCGAGGGGGAGTAGGAGGAGGGGTTCTTTTGGTCCGCGTATGAGCTTTTTTGATTTGGGGTCTACATTTCGTCtgagcctctattgtggtgtTTTTAAGTAGTCTCCTtgctgcttgcaggcatttcacccttgtgacagcTCCTCTGAATTTCCATCCAAGAAGCGTCCTCATTTTTGGGTTCTTCCCCTTTTGAAAGTGAAATGTCCCCGTCCCCCCAagtatgttaaatttaattacatgatggtcactattactgagcgaTCCAGCTATAGTCAcgtcttggaccagatcctatgtGCCACCTAGGACTGAATCAGGAagtgcctctccccttgtgggttccaggaccagctgctccaagaagcagtcagtaATGGCGTCTAGAAATGTTCTTTCTGCATCCTGCCtggaggtgacatgttcccaggcAATGCggagatagttgaaatctcccattattagtGTGTTTTCTGTTTCTGTAGCCTCTTTAACCTCCCTTAGCATTTCTCAGTcgctgtcaccatcctggtcaggtggtcggtagcaTATCCCCACTGCCAGACtcctattattcaagcatgggatTTCTACCCACCGAAATTCTATGggactgtttgattcatttaagattttcaccATATTCGACCGTGTGGTGGTTTATTTCACACACGGCGCTGCTCCCCACCGGCCTGCTCCGTCCTTCCTGTATAGTTTGTACCCTTTGATTATCATCCTTCCAGCACATTTCTCTGATGCCTCTTACATCACTATCCTCACGCAATGCCAGCCCCTCTGGTTCACCCCGCTTGGTATTTAGACTTCTGGAGAGACAAGGAGGGGGAGCTCAGATCTCtgattggcccaacttctgttggtgggagaggaAGTGTTTGAGCTAGACAGAGTTCTCCTTCCTTGCCTGTGTGTGTTATACTGAACTAGGATTCTGCTACCTTTGACTGGTCCTCACCAGCTCCCACCTGGACTTCCCCAGCCTGTAGCCTGTTCTCTTTGTTAGGTTACAGAGTTCCGCCATTAATCAATTCATCCCTAAGAGATGCCTCTGCCTGCACCTTGCGGTCTCCCACCTGtcggcttcccccagcccttagtggAAAACCTCCTCTGTGACCTTTTTAACTGGCTCCGTTTGGTTTCGGTGGAgctcatccttcctgtatagactCCTTCTTCCCCCAAAGGTGCCCCAGTTCCCAATGCAcctcacccctcctccctacaccatcgccTCAGCCACGCACTGAGACCTGGCAGCTCTgcctggccctgcgcgtggaactgggagcatttcagagaatgctgccGTGgagtcctggacttcaatctctttccTGCcggcctaaatttggcctccaggacctctctcctacccttccctgtGTCACTGGTACCTCCATGTGCCGCgcccaccggctcctccccagcactgcatatAAACCTGTTGGAGTCCCGTGCGATCTGTTGCCTTGGCACCCAGCAGGCAAGTCGCTGGGTGGGTCTCCCGCTCATCGCAACCCCACTACTGACATGTCTAATAATCGAATCCCCCGTTCCTGTTACCTGGCTCCCGCTCCAGGTACCGCTCAGCCCCACTGGCTGCCCGGTCATGTCTGTCCGTCCTTCCCTTCCAGGGACAGAGGAGCATGCTGAGTGTGCTGGGCAGGACTGTGCAGGCCCCGGGAGCTGGAACCAGCCACTCAGAGAGGTTGGTGcctctgctgtcccagccctgggggcgtgcaggagtggggatgggatgggTGTGGGGCGTGGAGGGGTGGGATGCAgggtgcatgggggtggggcggttGGGAtgcatgggggggcggggcggtggtgtgtgtgtgtaggggtgggatgtggggagtGCATGGGGGGTCGGGAGTTTGCCGACGTCAGGTCGCAGGAGCAATAGGGAGCGGATGAACCCAGTGACTGGCTGAGTCgctctgggaggggctgggggtctaGCCTGGGGCAGGCCATGGGGCCGCCATCACCGTCTTCTCATCTTTTGTTCTCCGCAGGTCTCTGGAGCCGTGGTGGTCTCGGGGCTGGTGCAGCTGGCGCTGGGGGTGTCTGGCGTGGGGGGATGGATAGCCCAGCGCTGCGGGCCCAtggtcctggcccccagcctctCCATCATTGGGCTGTCCGCCTACAAAGAGGCAGCCCACTTCTGCTCGGACAGCTGGGGGGTGGCCCTGCTGTACGTGAGTTTGGGGGGGCCTGCGGAGCCACCTGGTCACACCCACACAGGGTTTCTGGTCCAGTCTCTCCcagtggggggtgctgtggggagtggtGTCAGGGGAACTCCCCGCTACTGCATTCCCAGCAGAAGGCACTAATGTGAGCATGCTGATACCcaggctctcccagcagggggcgctatgGGAGCTGCCCGGGGTTCAGCCTGCCGGCAGGGGCGGTACATTTGAGATGGGGCCTGGATGCCCTGGGGGCTCGCTGCCCTGCACTAGCTGTGCAATGACCCGTGCTCCGTCTCTCCTAGGCTCGTGCTCCTTGCTGTCCTGTTCTCCCAGCACTTGGGGTCCTGCCGCCTGCCCCTTTGCACGTGGACCCGGGCCAAGGGCATCTCCATGGAGACAAGCATCCCAGCCTTGCGCATGTTTTCGGTACGAGGCCCCGTGCTGTGCACGGCACTTTCGTTCCCCGCTGGCCCCGGGCAGCCTGCCTGGGCCCCAGCCCTCTCAGCAGCTTGAGCATTTCACCCTCTTCTTTGTGACTGACCTAGACCCAGGGGATTTGGGTTAGTCAGCACCAAAGGGGACTGAGAAGGACATCGGGGAGACGCAGCCCCACCAGGCAATGGGCAGCGCTAGGGGAATTCATGTTGACAAAGGCCAAGTAATGCACATGGAGGAGGGATGTAAATGTCTTGTGCACCATCTGGGCTCTCCCAGGGCTGTATCTGCTCagagagggagctgggcccagttTGGACAGCATGAGCAGACCTATGGTCAGTGCAAAGAAAGGATAGAGCAAAACTGGAAGGGCTCAGGGGACAGGAACGAGAGCCATCAAGGACCTGGGAGAAGATCTGTGCAGAGAGTGCAAAGACTGGGGCGGTTAATGGAGAGTGGGGACAAGATCAGTGTCTATAAAACACTGCCTGGTTGAGCAAAGGGAGGTGAGGGGTGTCTCTTCTCCCGTTTCACAGAGCAAGAACAAGGGGCCGCTGAACGAGAATGACAGGTGGGAGATCcaaaaggaaaagctttttcacacaatgtgtaattagcctgtggaactcactgccacatgaagTTACGATTCAGAAAGGGGCTGCACATTTCTCTGGATAACTGGACCCTCCAGAATTGTTCTAATGAATTATAACACAAATTCTGGCAGGGCTATCACCCCTTCTGTGTCAGGGCTTGAGCAGATCTCTAACTGTCACAGACTGGGAGGGTGTGGAGGGGAGATGTATGGAGGGGATAGAGgggggaagagcaacaaaaatgatgaaaggtctagaaaacatgacctatgagggaagattgaaagagcTGGGTTTGTTTAgcgtggagaagagaagactgagaggggatgtgataccagttttcaagtacataaaaggttgttacaaggaggagggagaaaaattgttctcgttaacctctgaggacaggacaagcagcaacgggcttaaattgcagccagggaggtttcggttggacattaggaaaagcttcctgtcagggtggttaagcactggaataaattgcccagggaggtggtggaatctccatcactggagactgttaagagcagattagacacaccccgtcagggacggtctaggtaACGcatagtcctgccacgagtgcaggggactggactagacgaccttgcgaggtcccttccagtcctgtggttctgttattctatgattatcCCCAACTGCTGCTGCgggcttcttccaccttcctctgcagcatctgatgCTGGGTGCTGCCCCAGGCAGGAGACTGAGGGAGCTGGGGGCTGACCCAGTCTGCCGGTGCTGGTGTCCCATTCCTCTCCACTGACTTGGTGCTGATGGGTCTGGCCCCGTGCCCCACCGGCAGATCAAAGCACCTGGTGGCAACGGTACATTGGGGGCGGGCTCCCTGCTCCGGGGAGTGGCactggcctggctggggcagcCGTGCTCGCTGTGCCAGGTTTCTAGCCTGTGGCTGTTGTTGGCTGCCACTCCGGAGGGGCCGGGACGTGGGCCCTCAGGGTGGGGCTGAGCGAGGGCTTTCCTGGCCCTGTCTTAGGCTCCCGTTGCTGCCCCTGCAGGTGCTGCTTCCGCTTTGCTGTGCCTGGATTGTCTGGGGAATCCTGAGCCACCTCCGCCTCCCCTGGGACCTGCTGGGCCCCGCCACGTGGCAGCTGCCCGCAGCCAACGGCTCCCTCCGCTCCCCTTGGCTCCAAGTCCCCTACCCAGGTAGGACGAGGGACagggccagccctgcccatccACCCTCTGGCTGCGGCCCCCGTTCGCCAGTGACTGTCTCTACCTCCCTCCCCTCTAGGTGAGCAGGAATGGCCGTCCCTCAGCGCCCGGGCTCTGGGCGTGGGCGTTGCCATGGGCATCACCTCCAGCATGAACTCCGTGGGCTGCTACCTGCTGTGCCCGCGAGCGCTGCGGGCCCCCGCCCTTCCTCGGCACGCCTGCAACCGCGGGCTCTGCACGGAAGGGCTGGGCAGCCTCCTTtcgggggcgctggggggcgtGAGCGGCACGGCTTCCAGCGTCCCCAACGCCTGCACCAACAGCCTCACCCAGGTACGGCCGGGTCTCGGGGGCGTGCCAGGCAGACCCAGAGCTGCCCCTGGGCTATGGAGCACCGGTCTGGCCAGCTCACGGGGCAGCGGGTGAAGGGGTTGGAGAGGGCACAACGGAGGCTGCCCAGCTATGGGCCGTGTCACCTCCTCCATGCAGGCGGGTCCTGTCCATGCCCAGGCTGGGCGTGTGTCTCCACAGGGGCCTTCCCGTGGCTCGTCTCTCGCCAGCGAAGGCCTGGCCGATCAGACAGCTCAGCGGGCGCGGATGCCCCCTGCGGCCCTACC
This window contains:
- the SLC23A3 gene encoding solute carrier family 23 member 3 isoform X2, which gives rise to MNRRTRGDAASSQHLAVQASLLCIFHLLLLPAPPIRDQNRSWSELLARSLFACGVSTALQTSLGSRLPLVQAPSFEFLIPAMVLSRHVPHTARNGTEEHAECAGQDCAGPGSWNQPLREVSGAVVVSGLVQLALGVSGVGGWIAQRCGPMVLAPSLSIIGLSAYKEAAHFCSDSWGVALLLVLLAVLFSQHLGSCRLPLCTWTRAKGISMETSIPALRMFSVLLPLCCAWIVWGILSHLRLPWDLLGPATWQLPAANGSLRSPWLQVPYPGEQEWPSLSARALGVGVAMGITSSMNSVGCYLLCPRALRAPALPRHACNRGLCTEGLGSLLSGALGGVSGTASSVPNACTNSLTQASSRHSVQVSALACVFLGLSPRLAELLTTIPLAIHGGVLCVTYTVAVGTGISYFQYANIDSGRNIFIVGFTMFMALLVPRWLSATPRYVATGWVCLDLFLLSVLTVPVFLTGVLSFFLENTVSGTLEERGLLTELAVWNPGLGENAPQRCGSEASQVYGLPPALRRLLPPSRCKAFPFCFLCPGREESHALEEGSAPPGEATGLLLKPSTVEVELDKTWRETESRKWDNAV
- the SLC23A3 gene encoding solute carrier family 23 member 3 isoform X1 — translated: MNGGCCGSPASRSPVRTSYSLLKTPPWGLSCCFALQHLAVQASLLCIFHLLLLPAPPIRDQNRSWSELLARSLFACGVSTALQTSLGSRLPLVQAPSFEFLIPAMVLSRHVPHTARNGTEEHAECAGQDCAGPGSWNQPLREVSGAVVVSGLVQLALGVSGVGGWIAQRCGPMVLAPSLSIIGLSAYKEAAHFCSDSWGVALLLVLLAVLFSQHLGSCRLPLCTWTRAKGISMETSIPALRMFSVLLPLCCAWIVWGILSHLRLPWDLLGPATWQLPAANGSLRSPWLQVPYPGEQEWPSLSARALGVGVAMGITSSMNSVGCYLLCPRALRAPALPRHACNRGLCTEGLGSLLSGALGGVSGTASSVPNACTNSLTQASSRHSVQVSALACVFLGLSPRLAELLTTIPLAIHGGVLCVTYTVAVGTGISYFQYANIDSGRNIFIVGFTMFMALLVPRWLSATPRYVATGWVCLDLFLLSVLTVPVFLTGVLSFFLENTVSGTLEERGLLTELAVWNPGLGENAPQRCGSEASQVYGLPPALRRLLPPSRCKAFPFCFLCPGREESHALEEGSAPPGEATGLLLKPSTVEVELDKTWRETESRKWDNAV
- the SLC23A3 gene encoding solute carrier family 23 member 3 isoform X3, giving the protein MNGGCCGSPASRSPVRTSYSLLKTPPWGLSCCFALQHLAVQASLLCIFHLLLLPAPPIRDQNRSWSELLARSLFACGVSTALQTSLGSRLPLVQAPSFEFLIPAMVLSRHVPHTARNGTEEHAECAGQDCAGPGSWNQPLREVSGAVVVSGLVQLALGVSGVGGWIAQRCGPMVLAPSLSIIGLSAYKEAAHFCSDSWGVALLLVLLAVLFSQHLGSCRLPLCTWTRAKGISMETSIPALRMFSVLLPLCCAWIVWGILSHLRLPWDLLGPATWQLPAANGSLRSPWLQVPYPGEQEWPSLSARALGVGVAMGITSSMNSVGCYLLCPRALRAPALPRHACNRGLCTEGLGSLLSGALGGVSGTASSVPNACTNSLTQASSRHSVQVSALACVFLGLSPRLAELLTTIPLAIHGGVLCVTYTVAVGTGISYFQYANIDSGRNIFIVGFTMFMALLVPRWLSATPRYVATGWVCLDLFLLSVLTVPVFLTGVLSFFLENTVSAISTAARLC